In a genomic window of Exiguobacterium sp. BMC-KP:
- the carB gene encoding carbamoyl-phosphate synthase (glutamine-hydrolyzing) large subunit produces MWDKQKVLVIGSGPIVIGQAAEFDYSGTQACQALREAGCEVILMNSNPATIMTDPSTADHVYIEAMTLEKATAIIEQDRPSHLLATVGGQTALNLAMSLEEAGVLEQYGVELLGTSLETIRDGEDRERFKQKMIELAQPLPESQTIESLAELEDFMAVHGVPLVIRPAFTLGGTGGGIALTKDEARLLAQNGLQASPISQCLVEVSIAGYKEVEYEVMRDSADTTIIVCNMENIDPVGVHTGDSVVFAPIQSISDRMNQQLRTEARKIVSHLGVIGGCNIQFAIHPTEERYFVIEVNPRVSRSSALASKATGYPIAKLATRLALGERLDDCINPVTKETMASFEPTMDYITAKVPCFPFDLFASSDRTLGTQMKATGESMAMGKTLEEALQKAWRGAGIEQAPLYPTWMKTADINALWEEVMAPTDRRLLAMLALLDREVTTVEKLVEQTKVQALFVKVLKRLVDQQLKIKTTDISSIKTAKMMGFTDEQIAFLTGVSSVDIEHLRKEQGITPVYHMIDTCAGEFKSTTPYFYGNWSGQTEVMASTKKKVAVIGAGPIRIGQGIEFDYCSVHAVRALQASGYETIMINNNPETVSTDFEVADRLYVEPLTLEDVIHVLEAEECQDVLVQFGGQTGIALAAGLEQAGYHLLGTTADVIDQMEDRERFYQFLDDIGVDRIPGQEVTTHEKMTEVATTIGYPVMIRPSYVIGGKGMHIIHNQQQLEAIASELSFPVLVDAYLQGKEIEVDCITNGTTTYVPILMEQLERAGVHSGDSTMILPPVSLSATVQDEVARIAQMIGQQMAYKGAFNIQFVLHQDQVYVLEINPRASRTLPIVAKVTGQPILQWAVQAAAGQAIELPTEQTKLNFHAVKTPVFSTLKLQGVDPKTGPVMRSTGETLQWTTDGFALERFIFDETTKRHLTTRDMIVAGADTEAFGIGVPLDETIDWASCAIFYSHVTEEKASRAAALAAGVQVLTEPELAHYHLQATEQQPYAVKPLHTWTQPIKEEVK; encoded by the coding sequence ATGTGGGATAAACAGAAAGTACTCGTCATCGGTTCGGGTCCGATCGTCATCGGGCAAGCAGCAGAATTTGATTATTCCGGCACACAAGCCTGTCAGGCGCTTCGAGAAGCGGGATGCGAGGTCATCTTAATGAATTCGAATCCGGCTACTATTATGACGGATCCGAGCACGGCAGATCATGTCTACATTGAGGCGATGACTCTTGAAAAAGCAACGGCTATCATCGAACAAGATCGACCATCACACCTTCTAGCGACGGTCGGTGGACAAACGGCACTCAATCTTGCAATGTCACTCGAAGAAGCAGGAGTGCTAGAACAATACGGTGTCGAACTTCTCGGAACGTCACTTGAGACAATCCGGGACGGCGAAGACCGTGAGCGATTCAAGCAAAAAATGATTGAACTGGCGCAACCACTTCCGGAAAGCCAAACGATCGAGTCGCTAGCAGAGCTTGAAGATTTCATGGCAGTGCATGGTGTACCACTCGTCATCCGCCCCGCCTTTACGCTCGGAGGAACGGGTGGTGGCATTGCCTTAACGAAAGATGAAGCCCGTCTGTTAGCACAAAACGGTCTACAAGCGAGTCCGATTTCACAGTGTCTGGTTGAAGTAAGTATCGCGGGTTATAAAGAAGTTGAATACGAAGTCATGCGTGACAGCGCAGATACGACGATCATCGTCTGTAATATGGAAAACATTGATCCCGTCGGCGTCCATACCGGAGACTCGGTCGTTTTTGCACCGATTCAATCGATTTCGGATCGGATGAATCAACAATTGCGCACGGAAGCTCGTAAAATCGTGTCGCATCTCGGTGTGATCGGTGGATGTAACATCCAGTTCGCGATCCACCCGACGGAAGAACGCTATTTCGTCATTGAAGTCAATCCACGTGTCAGTCGTTCTTCAGCACTTGCTTCAAAAGCGACCGGGTATCCGATCGCGAAATTAGCGACGCGTCTTGCGCTTGGCGAACGACTCGATGACTGCATCAATCCTGTTACGAAGGAAACCATGGCAAGCTTTGAACCGACGATGGATTACATCACGGCAAAAGTACCATGTTTCCCATTCGATTTGTTTGCTAGCAGTGACCGGACGCTTGGGACACAAATGAAGGCGACCGGTGAAAGCATGGCGATGGGAAAAACGCTAGAAGAAGCATTGCAAAAAGCATGGCGTGGTGCAGGAATCGAACAAGCTCCTCTTTATCCAACATGGATGAAAACAGCTGATATCAACGCGTTATGGGAAGAAGTGATGGCGCCGACAGATCGTCGATTGCTTGCAATGCTCGCGCTACTGGATCGCGAGGTGACGACCGTCGAAAAACTTGTCGAGCAGACGAAGGTGCAAGCCTTATTCGTCAAAGTACTCAAACGACTCGTCGATCAACAATTAAAAATCAAAACGACAGATATCTCTTCTATCAAAACTGCGAAGATGATGGGCTTCACGGACGAGCAGATTGCATTTTTGACAGGTGTCAGTTCTGTAGACATCGAGCACTTACGGAAAGAGCAAGGCATCACTCCTGTCTATCACATGATTGATACGTGCGCGGGAGAGTTCAAGAGCACAACCCCTTATTTCTACGGAAACTGGAGCGGACAGACGGAAGTCATGGCATCAACGAAAAAGAAAGTCGCTGTGATCGGTGCTGGACCGATTCGAATCGGTCAAGGGATCGAATTTGATTATTGTTCTGTTCACGCCGTGCGTGCGCTACAAGCATCCGGTTACGAAACGATCATGATCAACAATAATCCAGAGACGGTCTCGACCGACTTCGAAGTCGCGGATCGCTTGTATGTCGAGCCGTTGACACTCGAAGACGTCATACATGTGCTAGAAGCAGAAGAGTGCCAAGACGTATTAGTTCAGTTCGGAGGACAAACGGGGATTGCTCTTGCGGCGGGTCTTGAGCAAGCAGGCTATCACCTTCTTGGAACGACAGCAGATGTCATTGATCAGATGGAAGACCGTGAGCGGTTCTATCAATTTTTAGACGACATCGGTGTCGATCGAATTCCGGGACAAGAAGTCACGACACACGAGAAAATGACAGAAGTTGCAACAACAATCGGCTATCCTGTCATGATTCGTCCTTCTTATGTCATCGGAGGAAAAGGAATGCATATTATTCACAACCAACAGCAGTTAGAGGCAATCGCTTCAGAATTGTCATTCCCTGTCCTTGTGGATGCTTATCTTCAAGGAAAAGAAATCGAAGTCGATTGCATCACGAATGGAACAACGACGTATGTTCCAATTTTGATGGAACAATTGGAACGGGCAGGGGTTCACTCTGGAGACTCGACGATGATTTTACCACCCGTATCGCTCAGCGCTACTGTTCAAGACGAAGTAGCACGGATTGCACAGATGATCGGGCAACAGATGGCATACAAAGGAGCGTTTAATATTCAATTCGTCCTGCATCAAGACCAGGTCTACGTTCTTGAGATCAATCCACGGGCCTCTCGGACATTGCCAATCGTCGCAAAAGTAACGGGTCAACCGATTTTACAATGGGCAGTCCAAGCAGCAGCTGGACAAGCGATCGAACTACCGACGGAACAGACGAAACTTAATTTCCATGCCGTCAAGACACCTGTTTTTTCAACACTGAAACTACAAGGAGTCGATCCTAAAACCGGTCCCGTCATGCGTTCGACAGGTGAAACCCTTCAATGGACGACAGATGGATTCGCGTTAGAACGGTTTATCTTCGACGAGACGACGAAGCGTCATTTGACGACAAGAGACATGATCGTTGCGGGAGCAGATACAGAAGCATTCGGAATAGGCGTACCGTTAGATGAAACGATTGATTGGGCAAGTTGTGCCATCTTCTATTCACACGTAACAGAAGAAAAAGCGAGTCGCGCAGCAGCGCTGGCTGCTGGGGTACAAGTCTTAACAGAACCGGAACTAGCGCACTATCATTTACAAGCGACAGAACAGCAGCCTTATGCTGTGAAGCCACTTCATACATGGACACAACCAATCAAGGAGGAAGTGAAATGA
- a CDS encoding carbamoyl phosphate synthase small subunit — protein sequence MKQSGKLTLANGTTFTGSWQGTAPVKGEVVFFTGMTGYQEVLTDPSYQGQILVFTYPLIGQYGIQVEASESKQVQVAGVVVQTLAEDGEGTSLASWLSEANVPILSGVDTRSLVHLLRTEGDQFGDMMQEDMTSLETIDTAYIASVSTTSDIEYVPEVEQGHVVCIDYGVKQSMIDALLERHMRITVVPYDTTPERIQALAPDGLLFSNGPGNPTQLDPFLSGIRELATSYPTLGICMGHQVLAHAFGCTLLKQHHGHRGANHPVRHLASGQVFMTSQNHGYAVDAKSITTSEMELAYEHINDGSVEGLIHPTLPIMTVQFHPEASPGPTEAMVVFDQFVNTVLHQEVAYVG from the coding sequence ATGAAACAATCCGGAAAACTAACACTTGCGAACGGAACGACGTTTACCGGTTCGTGGCAAGGAACAGCACCTGTCAAAGGAGAAGTCGTTTTTTTCACAGGGATGACAGGATATCAGGAAGTCCTGACGGATCCGTCTTATCAGGGACAGATTCTCGTCTTCACGTACCCATTGATTGGACAGTACGGCATACAAGTGGAGGCTTCAGAAAGCAAGCAGGTCCAAGTCGCTGGAGTCGTCGTCCAAACATTAGCAGAGGACGGGGAAGGGACATCACTTGCGAGTTGGTTAAGCGAAGCGAACGTTCCCATCCTGTCGGGAGTGGATACTCGTTCCCTTGTGCATCTGTTACGGACGGAGGGTGACCAGTTTGGTGACATGATGCAAGAAGACATGACATCCCTTGAGACTATAGACACAGCGTATATCGCCTCCGTCTCGACGACGTCAGATATCGAATACGTACCGGAAGTGGAACAAGGACATGTCGTCTGTATCGATTATGGTGTGAAGCAATCGATGATCGACGCCTTGCTTGAACGACATATGCGGATAACAGTCGTACCGTATGATACGACACCAGAACGGATTCAAGCGCTTGCACCGGATGGTCTTCTGTTTTCCAACGGACCCGGTAATCCGACACAACTCGATCCATTTCTTTCAGGAATCCGTGAACTAGCGACGAGCTATCCGACGCTCGGAATTTGTATGGGGCATCAAGTCCTCGCTCATGCGTTCGGCTGTACCTTATTAAAACAACATCATGGGCATCGTGGGGCAAATCATCCCGTTCGTCACTTAGCGTCTGGACAAGTGTTCATGACGTCTCAGAATCATGGGTATGCCGTTGATGCCAAAAGTATCACAACATCTGAAATGGAACTCGCGTACGAACATATCAATGATGGATCCGTCGAAGGATTGATTCATCCTACTTTACCAATCATGACAGTCCAATTTCATCCAGAAGCGAGTCCGGGACCGACAGAGGCGATGGTCGTCTTCGATCAATTCGTAAATACCGTATTACATCAGGAGGTAGCATATGTGGGATAA
- a CDS encoding acetylornithine transaminase, with product MSALLPTYQRTNVELVKGQGSIVEDTTGKTYLDFIMGIAVCNTGHRHPYIQQRLEEQLNQIWHTSNLFQIAQQERVAQRLTEDSHLSHAFFCNSGAEANEAAYKLVRKWTGKTEVITFKQSFHGRTFAMMGATGQEKIKAGYGEMVNGFKHLPFNDMESLAEITEQTAAVWLEIIQGEGGVVVADDTWLETLMEQARLYDVKIIVDEVQTGIGRTGSRFAFEQTPLIPDIITLAKGLGSGLAVGALLATAEAAEVFTPGSHGSTFGGNPLAMTAAEATLDLLLSEEVMADVQEKGEFLRQQLTQSLPDTIVRSVRGRGLMIGIECTIPVASLIDALRQEGLLVVSAGPSVIRLLPSLFVTEQELMQAVEKIQLVCQQEVIV from the coding sequence ATGAGCGCACTACTGCCCACTTATCAACGTACTAATGTGGAATTGGTCAAAGGACAAGGGTCGATCGTTGAGGATACGACAGGAAAAACATATCTCGATTTCATCATGGGGATTGCTGTTTGCAACACGGGGCATCGGCACCCTTATATTCAGCAACGACTAGAAGAACAATTGAATCAGATTTGGCATACGTCGAATCTATTTCAAATTGCGCAACAAGAGCGAGTAGCGCAGCGATTAACAGAAGACAGTCATCTCAGTCATGCCTTCTTTTGTAATAGTGGTGCGGAAGCGAACGAGGCGGCGTATAAACTTGTTCGAAAATGGACAGGGAAAACGGAGGTCATCACGTTCAAACAATCGTTCCATGGGCGAACGTTTGCGATGATGGGCGCGACAGGACAGGAGAAAATCAAAGCAGGATACGGAGAGATGGTGAATGGATTTAAACATTTACCATTTAACGATATGGAGAGTTTAGCAGAAATCACGGAACAAACAGCTGCCGTTTGGCTTGAAATCATTCAAGGAGAGGGTGGTGTCGTCGTTGCAGACGATACGTGGCTTGAGACATTGATGGAACAGGCGAGATTGTATGACGTCAAAATCATCGTCGACGAAGTGCAAACGGGTATCGGTCGAACGGGATCTCGTTTTGCGTTTGAGCAGACACCACTAATACCAGATATCATCACTCTTGCGAAAGGACTTGGAAGTGGGCTTGCAGTCGGGGCATTACTCGCAACGGCAGAGGCGGCTGAAGTGTTTACGCCTGGTTCTCATGGCTCGACTTTCGGTGGGAATCCGCTTGCGATGACAGCTGCAGAAGCAACACTTGATCTTTTATTGAGTGAGGAAGTCATGGCGGATGTTCAAGAAAAAGGAGAATTTTTGCGCCAGCAATTGACACAAAGCTTACCAGATACGATTGTCCGCTCTGTTCGAGGGCGCGGTTTGATGATTGGCATCGAGTGTACGATTCCTGTTGCATCGCTCATTGACGCTTTACGCCAAGAGGGTCTTCTCGTCGTCTCGGCTGGTCCCTCTGTCATTCGTTTGCTGCCATCGCTGTTCGTAACAGAACAGGAACTCATGCAAGCGGTCGAAAAAATACAACTTGTTTGTCAACAGGAGGTTATCGTATGA
- the argB gene encoding acetylglutamate kinase — MTKRKVIKLGGSVWEQLDTRYFEEWKAWVETGNELLIVHGGGPLLSSYCEQEGIQPVFRDGVRVTTDGVLLGARRILAGEVQSGIVQQLNQAGIPAVGMSGLDGASVHGKKVKGLGAVGHITHIHPRLFTVLSTNGYVPVVTSLVTGEQGALNSNGDACAIAVAKAWSVDRFELLTDVEGVKVNGDYQSEITYAAIEAAIASGEIYGGMIPKVEAMMQAAQHGIPEVIIRSGKNVAAIGTRIKEELHERTTAHLSTY, encoded by the coding sequence ATGACGAAACGAAAAGTCATCAAACTAGGTGGTAGTGTCTGGGAACAACTTGATACACGATACTTTGAAGAATGGAAAGCATGGGTCGAAACAGGAAACGAACTATTGATCGTCCATGGCGGCGGACCACTTTTATCTAGTTACTGCGAACAAGAGGGCATCCAACCCGTGTTTCGGGACGGTGTACGTGTGACGACGGATGGTGTCTTACTTGGGGCAAGACGCATTCTCGCCGGTGAAGTTCAATCCGGTATCGTCCAACAATTGAATCAGGCAGGAATACCAGCGGTCGGGATGAGTGGTCTAGACGGTGCGAGTGTCCATGGTAAAAAAGTCAAAGGACTCGGGGCAGTCGGTCATATCACACACATTCATCCACGATTGTTCACGGTATTAAGTACGAATGGTTATGTGCCCGTCGTCACGTCTCTCGTTACAGGAGAACAAGGTGCCTTGAACAGTAACGGAGATGCATGTGCCATTGCAGTCGCAAAAGCTTGGTCCGTCGATCGATTCGAATTGTTGACGGATGTCGAGGGAGTAAAAGTAAACGGTGACTATCAATCGGAGATTACCTATGCAGCGATCGAGGCAGCAATAGCGTCCGGGGAAATTTACGGTGGGATGATTCCAAAAGTTGAAGCGATGATGCAGGCAGCGCAACATGGCATACCGGAAGTCATCATCCGATCGGGAAAAAACGTAGCGGCTATCGGGACACGAATCAAGGAGGAATTACATGAGCGCACTACTGCCCACTTATCAACGTACTAA
- the argJ gene encoding bifunctional glutamate N-acetyltransferase/amino-acid acetyltransferase ArgJ, whose amino-acid sequence MWQVQIETPLTITTPKGFQASGVHVGLKRKRKDLGLIWCEEGASAAAVYTTNQVQAAPITVTKQALQASQGHIHAVLVNSGNANACTGELGLSHAYTSQQALATHFGIAPEQVAIASTGIIGQPLAIDTLLAGIPQLIPTNDKDAANDFAHAILTTDTGTKSAGQQYMQGDVQISVCGVAKGSGMIHPNMATMLGFLTTDATIEPDVLQTLLRRTIHRTFNCITVDGDSSTNDMVMILASGAAGGATIVEGTDEALAFEQAIETVCQDLAKQIARDGEGATKLIEVTVDGTQTDEVARMIAKQVVGSSLVKTAIFGEDANWGRIIAAVGSIKEPLDVSNVDIKIGSQWVLQQSMPVLFDETVASKDLAQQDVRIHIDLHDGTGQGHAYGCDLTYDYVKINASYRT is encoded by the coding sequence GTGTGGCAAGTACAAATAGAGACCCCATTGACGATCACGACACCGAAGGGATTTCAAGCTTCAGGGGTACACGTCGGGCTAAAGCGAAAGCGGAAGGATCTTGGTTTGATTTGGTGTGAGGAAGGCGCAAGTGCCGCAGCTGTCTATACGACGAATCAGGTGCAAGCAGCACCGATCACTGTGACGAAGCAAGCGTTACAGGCGTCACAAGGACACATTCATGCAGTCCTCGTCAACAGCGGAAATGCGAATGCCTGCACAGGAGAACTTGGTCTATCACATGCGTATACATCCCAACAAGCGTTAGCGACCCACTTCGGAATTGCTCCAGAACAAGTCGCGATTGCTTCAACAGGAATCATTGGTCAACCGTTAGCCATTGATACGTTACTGGCAGGTATTCCACAGCTGATACCTACAAATGACAAGGATGCCGCGAATGATTTTGCCCATGCGATCCTGACGACCGATACCGGTACGAAATCAGCTGGTCAACAATACATGCAAGGGGATGTTCAAATTTCAGTATGTGGCGTGGCGAAAGGGTCAGGGATGATTCACCCGAACATGGCAACGATGCTTGGGTTCTTGACGACCGATGCAACGATTGAACCGGATGTCTTACAGACACTATTACGCCGGACGATTCATCGGACGTTCAACTGCATTACCGTAGATGGTGACAGTTCGACGAATGACATGGTGATGATTTTAGCGAGCGGAGCTGCAGGAGGAGCAACGATCGTTGAAGGGACAGACGAAGCGTTAGCATTCGAACAGGCGATCGAAACGGTTTGCCAAGATTTAGCGAAACAGATTGCGCGGGACGGGGAAGGTGCGACGAAGTTGATCGAAGTGACGGTAGACGGAACACAAACTGATGAAGTAGCGCGGATGATCGCCAAACAAGTCGTCGGATCGTCTCTCGTCAAAACAGCCATCTTTGGGGAAGATGCGAACTGGGGACGAATCATCGCTGCAGTTGGCAGTATCAAGGAGCCGCTCGATGTCTCGAACGTTGATATCAAAATTGGCTCGCAGTGGGTGTTGCAACAGAGTATGCCTGTCTTATTCGATGAAACGGTTGCTTCGAAGGATTTGGCACAGCAGGACGTCCGGATTCATATCGATTTGCATGACGGTACAGGACAAGGACACGCCTATGGTTGTGACCTGACATACGATTACGTCAAAATCAATGCGAGTTATCGGACATGA
- the argC gene encoding N-acetyl-gamma-glutamyl-phosphate reductase has product MKCTIIGVTGYTGIELIRLLEAHPSFEIVCLMSDSMAGEEMNDVFPFMNKKTYSSLTSFSIGNLIETETEMVFLATPSGISKQYLEQLQNWSGYIIDLSGDLRLPSDIYATWYNKEPVAVDIQKKAAYGLPEWNRQAVAASKWIANPGCYATAVLLGLTPFLKEKKIDPSQIIIQASSGLTGAGKTLTAQTHHVHSSENVRLYKVNQHQHIPEIEQALFEWTGSSDPITFSTQLLPINRGIMAIMTVQPLIDLSEAEWRSWLIDQYATEPFVRIQQADPEIKSVVGSNHCDLTVYKDDRTGRVTIVSVIDNMQKGAAGQAVQNANILAGFDEMSGLTQQPIYI; this is encoded by the coding sequence ATGAAATGCACCATTATTGGAGTAACAGGATATACCGGAATTGAGCTGATTCGGTTGTTAGAAGCACATCCTTCTTTTGAAATCGTCTGCTTAATGAGTGATTCGATGGCAGGTGAAGAGATGAATGACGTATTCCCATTCATGAATAAAAAAACATACTCATCCTTAACTTCTTTCTCAATAGGAAATCTTATAGAAACAGAAACAGAAATGGTCTTCTTAGCAACACCGAGCGGAATCTCAAAACAGTACCTAGAACAACTTCAAAACTGGTCCGGTTACATCATTGATTTAAGTGGTGATTTACGACTTCCGTCTGACATATATGCAACGTGGTACAACAAGGAACCAGTAGCTGTGGACATACAAAAAAAAGCAGCTTACGGATTACCGGAGTGGAATCGTCAAGCTGTCGCGGCAAGTAAATGGATTGCGAATCCGGGCTGTTACGCGACAGCAGTTTTGCTCGGACTGACACCATTCTTAAAAGAGAAAAAAATCGATCCATCTCAAATCATCATTCAAGCTTCTTCTGGTCTAACGGGGGCTGGCAAAACGTTAACGGCACAAACGCATCATGTCCATTCCAGCGAAAACGTTCGTTTGTATAAAGTGAATCAGCATCAGCACATTCCGGAAATTGAGCAGGCACTTTTCGAATGGACTGGATCATCGGATCCGATCACGTTCTCGACCCAACTACTACCGATCAATCGAGGAATTATGGCGATTATGACGGTCCAGCCGTTGATTGATTTATCGGAAGCGGAGTGGCGATCCTGGTTGATTGACCAGTATGCAACGGAACCATTCGTCCGAATCCAACAGGCTGATCCGGAAATCAAGTCCGTCGTCGGGAGTAATCACTGTGATTTGACCGTCTATAAGGATGATCGGACAGGGCGCGTGACCATCGTTTCAGTCATCGATAACATGCAAAAAGGAGCTGCCGGACAAGCCGTTCAAAATGCCAACATTTTAGCAGGATTTGATGAAATGTCTGGTCTGACCCAACAACCGATCTATATTTAA
- the nhaC gene encoding Na+/H+ antiporter NhaC: MRMSFRESAAILGISIIILLSALFGAKAEPHLAILSSLIFVSGYAVYRGFKFEDVEHHMIQGIREAIKPILIMLLVGMTIAVWMMSGAVPTLLHFGLSTLSATWFAPSALLIAMVVSTFTGSSFTTIGTVGVALMGIAIALGVNPALAAGAIISGACFGDKMSPLSDTTNFAPGIVNVSVFDHIRFMMGTTIPAITITFILFFIFGRSSGTVDSSAVQTTQQELARLFDLSPWTLLSPLLVMVLALRKMPVIPTLIAGVLSGLLLTGLVQGNWSISNWMAVIQNGLKLESSSKTVTAIITKGGLQSMMWSVSLVMLALAFGGVLRGIGVIDVVIERTVSRLKRDGSIISSVALSSIGVNLMAGEQYLSILLPGQAFKKIFEERQIDPRFLSRSLEDGGTLVNPLIPWGVSGAFFASTLGVPVTEYVPFAFFLLLSPLFTFLLAFLRPTKIETKQTLAS, encoded by the coding sequence ATGCGCATGTCATTCCGTGAATCCGCAGCTATCCTAGGAATCAGCATCATTATTTTATTGTCCGCGTTATTCGGTGCCAAAGCCGAACCGCATCTTGCCATCTTATCCAGTCTTATTTTCGTCTCAGGATATGCCGTTTACCGTGGTTTTAAGTTCGAAGACGTCGAACATCATATGATTCAAGGTATTCGGGAAGCGATTAAACCCATCTTGATCATGCTACTCGTCGGTATGACGATCGCGGTCTGGATGATGAGTGGCGCAGTGCCGACCCTTCTTCATTTTGGTTTATCTACACTTTCAGCGACTTGGTTCGCTCCAAGTGCGCTTCTGATCGCGATGGTCGTTTCGACCTTTACGGGTAGTTCTTTTACAACAATCGGTACGGTCGGTGTTGCCTTAATGGGAATCGCGATTGCACTAGGCGTCAATCCGGCACTTGCAGCAGGAGCAATCATCAGTGGTGCGTGTTTCGGAGATAAGATGTCACCCTTATCGGACACAACGAATTTTGCACCGGGAATCGTTAACGTTTCCGTATTTGATCATATTCGTTTCATGATGGGAACGACGATTCCTGCTATCACGATTACGTTCATCTTATTCTTCATCTTTGGACGTAGTAGTGGTACTGTCGATTCATCTGCTGTTCAAACGACACAACAAGAGTTAGCTCGTTTGTTTGACTTATCACCTTGGACATTGCTTTCACCATTGCTCGTCATGGTGTTAGCGCTACGTAAGATGCCTGTCATCCCAACACTCATTGCAGGTGTGTTGAGTGGATTACTATTAACAGGTCTCGTACAAGGAAACTGGAGCATCTCGAACTGGATGGCAGTCATTCAGAATGGTTTAAAATTAGAATCGTCTAGTAAGACTGTTACGGCAATCATTACTAAAGGTGGATTGCAATCGATGATGTGGTCGGTTTCACTCGTCATGCTCGCCCTTGCTTTCGGTGGCGTCTTGCGTGGTATCGGTGTCATCGATGTCGTCATTGAACGGACGGTTTCCCGATTGAAACGCGATGGTAGCATCATCTCATCGGTTGCCTTATCATCGATCGGTGTTAACTTGATGGCTGGGGAACAATACTTGTCCATCTTGCTACCGGGTCAAGCATTCAAGAAAATTTTCGAAGAGCGTCAGATTGATCCGCGTTTCCTTTCTCGTTCACTCGAGGATGGTGGAACACTCGTCAATCCACTCATTCCGTGGGGAGTTTCTGGAGCATTCTTCGCTTCTACTCTTGGTGTCCCAGTAACCGAATACGTCCCGTTCGCATTCTTTTTACTTCTTTCACCATTGTTTACGTTCTTGCTTGCTTTTCTTCGTCCGACGAAAATCGAAACGAAACAGACACTCGCTTCTTAA
- a CDS encoding DUF3006 domain-containing protein — MIKRGTLERLDGKYAVLLWENGSSFIPRRYLPPEARLGDTIIFDGTTYTLDVSNSSPSSFQTFSFRQMG, encoded by the coding sequence ATGATCAAACGTGGTACGCTGGAGCGACTTGATGGCAAATACGCTGTCCTACTGTGGGAAAATGGTTCAAGTTTCATTCCACGACGTTATTTACCACCTGAAGCACGGTTAGGCGATACGATTATCTTTGACGGTACAACTTATACGTTAGATGTCAGCAATTCATCACCCTCTTCCTTTCAGACATTTTCGTTTCGGCAAATGGGTTGA
- a CDS encoding TlpA family protein disulfide reductase — MKKTLIYLILAIAVIGIAYQGYRTYDEKQSKVEQQQKQASQGGLEVGMKAPNLSLRQEGKTINLDEINHDVFVINFWATWCPPCKQEIPELNAFSQHTDIPVYGINVTTSERRVSDVADFLKQTPVEYPVLYDREGTSEDAYRLVAMPATYVLDQKGTILAKHVGPVTEQMLKEMVKRTGG; from the coding sequence GTGAAAAAAACGCTGATCTATCTGATCCTAGCGATTGCGGTCATTGGTATTGCCTACCAAGGTTATCGTACATATGACGAAAAGCAGTCGAAAGTGGAACAACAACAAAAACAAGCATCGCAAGGTGGTCTAGAAGTAGGGATGAAAGCCCCAAATCTATCCTTGCGACAAGAAGGAAAAACCATCAATCTAGACGAAATCAATCATGATGTCTTTGTCATTAATTTTTGGGCGACGTGGTGTCCACCTTGCAAACAGGAGATTCCAGAACTGAACGCCTTCTCACAACATACCGATATACCGGTCTACGGAATCAATGTCACGACTTCAGAGCGACGTGTTTCGGATGTCGCGGATTTTTTGAAGCAAACACCTGTGGAATATCCTGTGTTATATGATCGGGAAGGAACGTCTGAGGATGCGTATCGTCTTGTAGCAATGCCAGCAACCTATGTATTAGACCAGAAAGGAACGATTCTCGCGAAACACGTCGGTCCTGTGACGGAACAGATGTTAAAAGAGATGGTGAAACGAACAGGAGGATGA